A part of Cannabis sativa cultivar Pink pepper isolate KNU-18-1 chromosome 6, ASM2916894v1, whole genome shotgun sequence genomic DNA contains:
- the LOC115725566 gene encoding retrovirus-related Pol polyprotein from transposon RE1: MATATSADSTLRSNGSNSSSRSSSLSFNHTLSIKLDENNFLPWRHQIYAAIKGHRLIKFLDPKAAPPKFVTAADEAGNRVSEEFLEWDIQDSLLVSWLLSSMTKKILTRMVGCNSAAQIWTTLEEYYSAQNRAKVSQFRTQLRRIKLTGNLNDYLLKIKHVVDSLASIGHVLSPQDHIEAIFNGLTRDYSVFVTSLSTRKDDYSVAEVESLLMAQEVRNETTESDLDVSKPEVNLATQPNLPRPSVTRGGHQNFSPIQFGSFTGGRGSFRGNFPPYNTTFHPYPHYNTSPHQYGNSYTPSYPSFTNNPRGSRGSFRGGFSGVGRGSSTPKVQCQLCHKQGHTVKQCFYRFDKSFTGPESFQSFSGSAAMAEMQALVATPESVTDQSWYPDSGATNHLTPDLHNLVAPQDFPGLDQIQMGNGSGLNILHTGHNSFISPFTSQSLKLNNLLHVPDITKNLMSVSQFAKDNSVYFEFHPHFCFVKDQDTMKTLLVGKVDKGLYKFDQSLQSMSQSSDHSSNAAPLSSPKAVFQSQLNASTVPFSNFNLWHNRLGHPSKQIVQSVMAKCNITPINKNTFDLCTACCLGKHHKLPYPNSDTVYTAPLQLLHTDLWGPAPMVSSNGYRYYISFVDAYSRYTWLYLLRTKDEALPTFIKFKTQIELQLNHKIKAIQSDWGGEFRAFTSLVESCGIIHRVSCFHSHEQNGVVERKHRHIVESGLTLLAHASMPLKYWDEAYRTSVYLINRMPTKVLNNFTPHETLFLTKPDYSALKTFGCLCFPNLRPYNKNKMHYRSTPCIFLGYSLTQKGYKCLAKDGRIYMSRDVLFNETTFPYQKPAAVPQNPSLSAVSTPVAPPISSSPPVLSSHIHPPDSSPHSPNHSLSSFPSTNIPVPTSAPSESSPNSLVQSQPEPLQVSQTRANIPDHHVPVVNQHPMQTRAKAGIRKPKVLTASFVPATVKTALQDPKWNKAMNTEYYALKKNNTWILVRLPPGSQCIGCKWVFRVKENEDGSQTQYKARLVAKGFHQQSGFDFNETFSPVVKPETIRVLLTVAVTKGWTLKQLDFNNAFLNGDLEEEVYMCQPPGFIDSDHPEFVCKLQKALYGLKQAPRAWFAKLSSALLSLGFTHAKSDTSLFIRNQSQHTTYLLVYVDDIIVIGSHATEVSTLISNLSSLFALKDLGNLHYFLGVQITKTDHGLHLCQTKYIQDLLNRTKMQGAKSSNTPMTSGLKLSHFGSDHVLDSTLYRSVVGALQYATITRPDIAFSVNKVSQFMQNPLESHWIAVKRILRYLAGTLDYGLHLQRSTNYDITAFCDADWASDPDDRRSTTGYCVLFGNNLVAWKSKKQQTISRSSTEAEFRSLAAVVTEITWLQSLLTELRISLSTPPTVWCDNLSTVMLAANPILHARTKHIEIDLYFVRDKVMQQQLQVNHVPAQDQLADSLTKAISSNRFPFLRDKLSVVSQSTLSLRGAVEE; this comes from the coding sequence ATGGCGACTGCTACCTCTGCCGATTCTACTCTTCGTTCAAACGGATCCAACTCTTCATCAAGATCTTCATCTCTTTCGTTCAATCACACACTGTCCATCAAACTTGACGAAAATAATTTCCTTCCATGGCGACACCAGATCTATGCTGCGATCAAAGGCCACAGACTAATCAAATTTCTCGATCCAAAGGCAGCTCCACCTAAATTCGTGACAGCAGCAGATGAAGCTGGAAATCGAGTCTCTGAGGAGTTTCTTGAATGGGACATCCAAGACAGTCTTCTTGTATCATGGCTTCTCTCCTCAATGACAAAAAAGATACTTACTCGTATGGTGGGATGCAATAGTGCGGCTCAGATCTGGACTACTCTTGAGGAGTATTACTCAGCTCAAAATCGAGCCAAGGTTAGTCAATTCAGAACTCAGCTTCGTCGAATCAAACTCACTGGTAATCTGAATGACTACTTGCTCAAAATCAAACACGTTGTTGATTCTCTTGCATCCATAGGCCATGTTCTTTCTCCTCAAGATCACATCGAAGCCATTTTTAATGGTCTTACACGAGACTACTCTGTTTTTGTAACATCCTTATCCACTCGGAAAGATGATTATTCTGTTGCTGAGGTTGAGTCTCTACTCATGGCTCAAGAGGTTCGAAATGAGACGACTGAGTCTGATCTTGATGTCTCAAAACCAGAAGTGAATCTGGCAACTCAACCAAATTTGCCTAGACCATCTGTTACTCGAGGAGGCCATCAAAATTTTTCCCCAATTCAATTTGGATCTTTCACAGGCGGCCGTGGTTCTTTTCGTGGCAATTTTCCTCCCTACAACACCACCTTCCATCCCTATCCTCATTACAACACAAGCCCTCATCAATATGGTAATTCCTATACTCCATCATATCCTTCCTTTACTAACAATCCTCGTGGCTCTCGGGGCAGTTTTCGTGGTGGTTTTTCAGGAGTTGGAAGAGGGTCCTCTACTCCTAAGGTTCAATGCCAACTATGTCACAAACAAGGCCACACAGTAAAGCAATGTTTCTACCGATTCGATAAATCATTCACTGGCCCTGAATCTTTTCAATCCTTTAGTGGATCGGCTGCTATGGCAGAGATGCAAGCCTTGGTTGCTACACCTGAATCTGTTACTGACCAAAGCTGGTACCCGGACTCAGGTGCTACCAACCATCTCACACCAGATTTGCACAATCTTGTGGCTCCCCAAGACTTTCCTGGTTTAGATCAAATCCAAATGGGTAATGGCTCAGGTTTGAATATACTTCACACTGGTCACAACTCCTTTATTTCACCTTTTACCTCTCAATCTCTTAAATTGAATAACTTACTTCATGTACCCGATATTACTAAAAACTTAATGAGTGTATCTCAATTTGCTAAAGACAATTCTGTCTATTTTGAGTTTCACcctcatttttgttttgtgaaaGATCAGGATACTATGAAGACTTTATTGGTTGGGAAGGTTGACAAAGGACTCTATAAGTTTGATCAATCTCTTCAATCCATGTCTCAATCCAGTGATCACTCCTCAAATGCAGCACCTTTGTCTTCACCAAAAGCTGTTTTCCAATCTCAACTCAATGCCTCTACTGTACCTTTTTCCAACTTTAATCTTTGGCACAATCGTTTAGGCCATCCATCAAAGCAAATTGTACAATCTGTTATGGCCAAATGTAATATCACCCCTATCAAtaaaaatacttttgatttgtgTACAGCTTGTTGTCTTGGAAAGCATCACAAATTACCATATCCTAATTCTGACACTGTGTATACTGCTCCATTACAGCTTCTACACACTGACCTATGGGGTCCTGCCCCTATGGTCTCTTCTAATGGATATCGATATTACATTAGTTTTGTTGATGCCTATTCTAGGTACACTTGGCTCTATCTTCTTAGAACCAAGGATGAGGCTCTCCCCACTTTTATCAAATTTAAAACACAGATTGAGTTACAactcaatcacaaaatcaaagCCATTCAATCGGATTGGGGAGGAGAGTTTAGAGCTTTCACTTCCTTAGTGGAATCTTGTGGTATCATTCATAGAGTCTCTTGTTTTCACTCCCATGAACAAAATGGGGTTGTGGAAAGAAAGCATAGACATATAGTAGAGTCTGGTTTGACTCTATTAGCTCATGCCTCTATGCCACTCAAATATTGGGATGAGGCATATCGAACCTCTGTCTATCTTATCAATAGAATGCCCACCAAAGTGCTCAATAATTTCACTCCTCATGAAACCTTATTTCTTACCAAACCTGATTACTCAGCACTTAAAACCTTTGGGTGTCTATGTTTCCCCAACCTAAGACcctataacaaaaataaaatgcaTTATAGGTCCACTCCTTGCATTTTCTTAGGTTATAGTCTCACACAAAAAGGTTATAAGTGTCTAGCCAAGGATGGTCGAATCTATATGTCTAGGGATGTTTTATTCAATGAAACAACATTTCCATATCAAAAACCTGCTGCTGTCCCACAAAATCCCTCTCTGTCTGCAGTGTCTACACCTGTAGCTCCACCAATATCATCCTCACCACCTGTCCTATCCTCACACATACATCCCCCTGACTCATCTCCTCATTCACCAAACCATTCTCTATCCTCTTTTCCATCCACCAACATCCCAGTTCCCACATCCGCACCATCAGAATCCTCTCCTAACTCCCTTGTTCAGTCTCAACCTGAACCCTTACAGGTCTCACAAACCAGAGCCAACATACCTGATCACCATGTCCCtgttgtgaaccagcatcctaTGCAAACTAGAGCCAAAGCTGGGATTCGAAAACCCAAAGTTCTCACTGCCTCCTTTGTTCCTGCCACAGTAAAAACTGCTCTCCAAGATCCCAAGTGGAACAAGGCAATGAACACAGAATACTATGCCCTCAAAAAGAACAATACCTGGATTCTAGTAAGATTACCTCCAGGCAGCCAATGCATAGGCTGCAAATGGGTTTTTCGAGTCAAGGAAAATGAAGATGGCAGCCAAACTCAATACAAAGCAAGACTTGTGGCTAAAGGGTTTCATCAACAAAGTGGATTTGACTTTAATGAAACCTTTAGTCCTGTTGTGAAGCCTGAAACAATTCGAGTTCTCCTCACTGTGGCTGTCACTAAAGGGTGGACACTTAAACAACTTGATTTCAACAATGCTTTTCTCAATGGTGATTTGGAAGAAGAAGTTTACATGTGTCAACCTCCAGGTTTCATTGATTCTGACCATCCAGAGTTTGTATGTAAACTTCAAAAAGCTTTATATGGCTTAAAACAAGCTCCAAGAGCTTGGTTTGCCAAGTTGTCATCTGCTCTACTTAGTTTGGGATTCACTCATGCAAAATCTGACACCTCTCTCTTTATCAGAAATCAGTCCCAACATACAACATATCTTCTTgtctatgttgatgacattattGTCATTGGAAGTCATGCTACAGAGGTATCTACTCTTATCTCTAATCTCAGCTCTCTATTTGCCCTAAAGGATCTTGGAAACCTTCATTATTTTCTTGGTGTTCAGATTACAAAGACAGATCATGGTCTGCATTTATGCCAAACTAAGTACATCCAAGATCTATTAAACAGAACCAAAATGCAGGGAGCTAAGTCTAGCAATACACCTATGACTAGTGGCCTTAAACTCTCTCATTTTGGAAGTGATCATGTTCTTGATTCCACTCTATACCGATCAGTTGTAGGAGCCTTGCAGTATGCCACAATTACCAGGCCCGATATTGCTTTTTCAGTAAATAAAGTCTCTCAATTCATGCAAAATCCCTTGGAGTCCCACTGGATAGCAGTTAAAAGAATTCTACGATATCTGGCTGGTACTTTAGATTATGGTCTTCACCTACAACGATCTACCAACTACGACATCACTGCCTTCTGTGATGCGGATTGGGCATCCGATCCTGATGACCGGCGCTCTACCACGGGTTACTGTGTTCTCTTTGGCAACAATCTTGTTGCTTGGAAATCTAAAAAGCAACAGACAATATCACGGTCCTCTACAGAGGCAGAATTTCGTAGCTTAGCTGCTGTTGTAACAGAAATAACATGGCTTCAGTCCCTTCTCACTGAACTTCGCATCTCTTTGTCTACACCTCCTACTGTGTGGTGTGACAACTTGAGCACAGTCATGTTAGCGGCCAATCCTATTCTTCATGCGCGCACCAAGCATATCGAAATAGATCTCTATTTCGTAAGAGACAAAGTCATGCAACAACAACTTCAAGTTAATCATGTCCCTGCTCAGGATCAACTTGCAGATTCACTCACCAAGGCCATCTCTAGCAATCGGTTTCCCTTTCTTCGAGACAAACTTAGTGTGGTTTCTCAATCCACACTCAGTTTGAGGGGGGCTGTTGAAGAATAG